The Shewanella sp. NFH-SH190041 genome has a window encoding:
- a CDS encoding acyl-CoA synthetase: METMGIWQMAKQQPQALALVAPDGKHWSRAELVAESNRLVHGLRDLGLKQGDTVAAVLTNSAEFIALYLAVTQSGMFLVPLNWHLAGPEIAYILKDSGAAVLIYDDAAAEASATAVKASGFNPQHCFKLGKPVDGVKTYHQLVAGQADALPVDRATGMVMFYTSGTTGKPKGVRRPVPGIDPDTMATNMAMFPQLFGIMPQQGNVHYSGSPLYHTAAMTWVTNSLHLGHSVVLHDKWDAEGMLAAIDRFGVTTTHVVPTQLVRLLKLPAEVRSRYDVSSMQHMLHTAAPCAPQVKREIIDWFGPCIYEYYACTEGGGAICNTEQWLANPGTVGKAWCGADIKIFDDKGDELPVGEQGTIYMLMTDVSRFEYRGDSKKTAGNRVGDYFTAGDVGYLNEDGFLFLCDRKTDMIISGGANIYPAEIENVLILHPKVADCAVFGIPNADWGEEVKAVIQPIDGVVADGALTDELMTFIAGKLAKMKWPKSIDFSVKLPRDPNGKLYKRRLKAPYWA; this comes from the coding sequence ATGGAAACTATGGGTATTTGGCAGATGGCAAAACAGCAGCCGCAGGCATTAGCACTGGTGGCGCCGGATGGTAAACATTGGAGCCGCGCGGAGCTGGTGGCCGAAAGCAACCGTTTGGTGCATGGGCTGCGGGATCTGGGCCTTAAACAAGGGGATACCGTTGCCGCTGTGCTGACCAATAGCGCAGAGTTTATCGCCCTCTATCTGGCAGTAACCCAATCTGGCATGTTTCTGGTTCCCCTTAATTGGCATCTGGCCGGGCCTGAAATTGCCTATATCCTCAAGGACAGTGGTGCAGCGGTACTGATTTACGATGATGCGGCCGCAGAGGCCTCGGCAACGGCGGTTAAGGCGAGCGGTTTTAATCCGCAGCATTGCTTTAAGTTGGGCAAGCCTGTTGATGGCGTAAAGACTTACCATCAGCTGGTGGCGGGGCAGGCTGATGCCTTACCCGTTGATCGCGCTACTGGCATGGTAATGTTTTATACCTCCGGCACCACAGGCAAACCTAAGGGAGTGCGCCGCCCCGTCCCTGGGATAGATCCCGATACCATGGCGACCAATATGGCCATGTTCCCCCAGTTGTTTGGCATTATGCCGCAACAGGGCAATGTCCATTACAGTGGCTCGCCGCTGTATCACACCGCCGCCATGACCTGGGTGACAAATTCGTTGCATCTGGGTCACAGTGTGGTGCTGCATGATAAGTGGGATGCTGAAGGCATGCTGGCAGCGATTGATCGTTTTGGCGTAACCACTACCCATGTGGTACCGACCCAGCTGGTGCGGCTGTTGAAACTGCCCGCAGAAGTGCGCAGCCGTTATGATGTCAGCTCCATGCAGCATATGCTGCACACTGCTGCCCCCTGTGCGCCACAGGTTAAGCGGGAGATCATTGATTGGTTTGGCCCTTGTATCTATGAATATTATGCATGCACTGAAGGTGGCGGGGCGATTTGTAATACGGAGCAATGGTTGGCAAACCCCGGCACAGTAGGGAAAGCTTGGTGTGGTGCTGATATCAAAATTTTTGATGATAAAGGCGATGAGCTACCGGTTGGCGAGCAGGGCACCATATATATGTTGATGACGGATGTCAGCCGGTTTGAATACCGTGGCGATAGTAAGAAAACCGCAGGTAACCGTGTTGGCGATTATTTTACTGCCGGTGATGTGGGTTACCTGAATGAAGATGGCTTTCTGTTTCTCTGTGATCGCAAAACGGACATGATCATCAGTGGTGGCGCTAATATTTATCCCGCCGAAATTGAAAATGTACTGATTTTGCACCCTAAAGTGGCTGATTGTGCCGTCTTTGGCATCCCCAATGCTGACTGGGGGGAGGAAGTGAAAGCCGTTATTCAGCCCATTGATGGCGTCGTGGCCGATGGGGCGCTGACCGACGAGTTGATGACCTTTATCGCCGGTAAGCTGGCAAAGATGAAATGGCCAAAATCGATTGATTTCAGCGTGAAACTGCCACGGGACCCCAATGGCAAACTCTACAAGCGCCGCTTAAAAGCCCCTTATTGGGCGTAA
- a CDS encoding nitroreductase translates to MTAGMPQQPHHNHDPKRDCAQSDNHTNNSQIHKAPPGNDIPRDYGVSAAMAMRRSVRAFSDKPVDESTIREILELAGLSPSGGNIQPWQIDVIRGETLTALQRETTSYIQRFGQSPKPEFATYPSPLAPPYHQRRADCGELMYQALGIAREDKPARIAQTMANYAFFGAPVGILLSMDRAMGMPQAIDIGIYLHALMLLAQERGLATCPQVSWTVFPQPVKTLLGMDDRRMLMAGLCLGYPAPDADVNQIHQPRAALENYVTFHR, encoded by the coding sequence ATGACTGCAGGGATGCCACAACAGCCACACCATAACCATGATCCTAAGCGGGATTGTGCCCAGTCAGATAACCACACCAACAATTCGCAAATACACAAAGCCCCCCCGGGTAACGATATCCCTCGCGACTATGGCGTATCGGCTGCCATGGCAATGCGCCGCTCAGTGCGGGCATTCAGTGACAAGCCAGTAGATGAGAGCACGATTCGAGAAATATTAGAGCTGGCGGGGCTTTCCCCTTCCGGTGGCAATATTCAGCCTTGGCAAATTGATGTGATCCGTGGCGAGACGTTAACAGCATTACAGCGGGAAACCACAAGCTATATTCAGCGCTTTGGTCAATCACCCAAACCGGAATTTGCCACCTACCCCTCGCCACTGGCGCCACCTTATCATCAACGCCGTGCAGATTGCGGCGAGCTGATGTATCAGGCATTAGGTATCGCCCGGGAAGATAAACCGGCCCGCATCGCCCAAACCATGGCAAATTATGCCTTTTTCGGTGCGCCGGTAGGCATTTTACTGAGTATGGATCGGGCGATGGGCATGCCCCAAGCCATCGATATCGGCATCTATCTACACGCCTTAATGTTACTGGCACAAGAGCGGGGACTAGCAACCTGCCCCCAAGTCAGCTGGACTGTTTTCCCTCAGCCGGTTAAAACTCTGCTGGGAATGGACGATCGCCGCATGCTAATGGCAGGCCTGTGTCTTGGCTACCCCGCCCCCGACGCGGATGTCAATCAAATCCACCAGCCCAGAGCCGCACTTGAAAACTATGTGACCTTTCACCGTTAA
- a CDS encoding aldehyde dehydrogenase family protein produces the protein MPVTEQTAQADNTARTISAHGAHHNATQGQAGNAADTLANMVSDASHLQQTFSEQASDILLAQQLNTQLTQIKALHAQQPVPSVALRQQRLDTCIRLLKDNQQALCDAVAADFGHRPDCVTRISELYISLQSLKFVRRHIRQWMKPQPRRALFPMSLFGARAQVEYLPKGIVGIMSPWNVPVNAIFGPLADVLGAGNLALIKPSEFTSHTAALLQQLFARYFPAGEVQLVMGGSQTGRVFSTLALDHLIFTGSMAVGKQVMAAAASQLTPVTLELGGKNPVIIAPDANLRDSAEKIIAAKGLNSGQICLSPDECWLPADKLAQFIEHCRHVAASLYPTVVANADVVPVMGMRHSDRITALLDNAAQLGAEVINLDPTGNDWRSGEANSAGGRNIPLHLVINPPAHAAVLADEIFGPILCVRTYQHSDEVIKAIAVRPAPLALYCFGRDTRQWHAITSQLPSGALGINDIAVHYACDDLPFGGAGHSGMGRYHGREGFISFSHQRAVFRQGWLNLAKLGGTLPPYGDKIAKLSRNLLK, from the coding sequence ATGCCAGTGACAGAACAAACTGCTCAGGCGGATAACACTGCTCGCACAATTTCAGCCCATGGGGCTCATCATAATGCGACGCAAGGGCAAGCTGGAAATGCGGCAGATACTTTGGCGAATATGGTGTCTGATGCCAGTCACTTGCAACAGACCTTTAGCGAGCAGGCGTCAGATATTCTCTTGGCTCAGCAGCTCAATACGCAATTAACGCAAATAAAAGCGCTGCACGCCCAGCAGCCTGTGCCATCAGTGGCATTACGTCAGCAGCGACTCGATACCTGCATCCGGTTACTGAAAGACAATCAACAAGCCTTGTGCGATGCGGTGGCGGCGGATTTTGGCCATCGCCCTGACTGTGTCACCCGCATCTCAGAGTTGTATATTTCCCTGCAATCACTGAAGTTTGTGCGTCGTCATATACGTCAGTGGATGAAACCGCAACCGCGCCGGGCGCTGTTTCCTATGTCTTTATTCGGTGCCCGGGCACAGGTGGAATATCTGCCTAAAGGGATAGTGGGCATTATGTCGCCTTGGAATGTCCCGGTGAATGCCATTTTTGGCCCACTGGCTGATGTGCTTGGGGCCGGTAATTTGGCGCTGATCAAACCCTCAGAATTCACCTCGCATACCGCTGCGTTGCTACAACAGCTGTTTGCCCGCTACTTTCCTGCGGGCGAAGTGCAGCTTGTGATGGGCGGTAGTCAAACCGGGCGGGTATTTTCCACATTGGCGTTGGATCATTTGATTTTTACCGGCTCAATGGCAGTGGGTAAGCAAGTGATGGCCGCCGCAGCAAGCCAACTGACGCCGGTGACGTTAGAGCTGGGTGGCAAGAATCCGGTGATAATCGCGCCGGATGCTAATTTGCGGGATAGCGCGGAAAAAATCATTGCAGCTAAAGGGCTTAATTCGGGGCAAATCTGCCTTAGCCCTGATGAGTGCTGGTTGCCGGCAGATAAGTTAGCGCAATTTATTGAGCACTGTCGTCATGTTGCGGCAAGTCTTTATCCCACTGTGGTTGCAAATGCCGATGTGGTGCCGGTGATGGGAATGCGACATAGCGACCGGATCACGGCTCTGCTGGATAATGCTGCGCAACTGGGTGCTGAGGTGATTAATCTTGACCCAACTGGCAATGACTGGCGCAGCGGTGAGGCTAATTCGGCGGGGGGGCGAAATATTCCGCTCCATCTAGTGATTAACCCGCCTGCACATGCTGCGGTACTGGCCGATGAAATTTTTGGCCCCATATTGTGCGTGCGCACTTATCAGCACAGTGATGAAGTCATTAAGGCGATAGCGGTAAGGCCCGCACCATTGGCACTGTATTGCTTTGGCCGGGATACGCGGCAGTGGCATGCCATCACTTCGCAGTTACCTTCCGGGGCCTTGGGGATCAATGATATCGCAGTGCATTACGCCTGTGATGATTTGCCTTTTGGTGGCGCGGGGCACAGTGGTATGGGGCGTTATCATGGCCGGGAAGGCTTTATCAGTTTCAGCCATCAGCGGGCGGTTTTTCGCCAGGGTTGGTTGAATCTGGCCAAATTGGGGGGCACCTTGCCGCCCTATGGCGACAAAATTGCCAAATTAAGTCGTAATTTATTGAAATAG